In Serinus canaria isolate serCan28SL12 chromosome 7 unlocalized genomic scaffold, serCan2020 HiC_scaffold_29, whole genome shotgun sequence, a single genomic region encodes these proteins:
- the ZC3H15 gene encoding zinc finger CCCH domain-containing protein 15: MPPKKQQQPAGGSKKADQKKKEKIIEDKTFGLKNKKGAKQQKFIKAVTHQVKFGQQNPRQVAQSESEKKLKKEDKKKELQELNELFKPVVAAQKISKGADPKSVVCAFFKQGQCTKGDKCKFSHDLSLERKCEKRSVYIDARDEDLEKDTMDNWDEKKLEEVVNKKHGEAEKKKPKTQIVCKYFLDAIENNKYGWFWVCPGGGDNCMYRHALPPGFVLKKDKKKEEKQDEISLEDLIEKERAALGPNVTKITLECFIAWKRRKRQEKIDKAEQDMERRKADFKAGKALVISGREVFEFRPELVDADDEEADDTRYVQGAGDDDETEDPVCINDVDLNLYVPKAVEETGITVASPERFSTYASVEKDDNKLNEASGGDINNSEQNDLDEDNDGDEELENGVIDAVPVDENLFTGEDLDELEEELNTLDLEE; this comes from the exons ATGCCCcccaagaagcagcagcagccggcGGGGGGCAGCAAGAAGGCGGaccagaagaagaaggagaagatcATCGAG GACAAAACATTTGGcctaaagaataaaaaaggtgcaaagcagcagaagtttATCAAGGCTGTCACTCACCAGGTTAAGTTTGGTCAGCAGAATCCACGTCAG GTTGCTCAGTCAGAAAGTGAGAAGAAACTAAAGaaagaagataagaaaaaggaattacaaGAACTAAATGAGCTCTTCAAGCCCGTGGTGGCTGCACAGAAAATTAGCAAAG GTGCTGACCCAAAATCTGTAGTTTGTGCTTTCTTCAAGCAAGGCCAGTGCACTAAAGGAGACAAGTGCAAGTTTTCTCATGATTTGTCCTTGGAAAGGAAGTGTGAAAAACGAAGTGTCTACATTGATGCAAGAGATGAAGACCTTGAAAAAG ATACAATGGACAACTGGGATGAGAAGAAGCTGGAAGAAGTGGTGAACAAGAAGCATGGTGAGGcggaaaagaaaaaacccaaaacccaaata GTCTGCAAATACTTCCTTGATGCTATTGAAAACAACAAATACGGATGGTTTTGGGTCTGTCCAGGTGGAGGAGACAACTGTATGTATCGCCATGCCCTCCCTCCAGgctttgtattaaaaaaagacaaaaagaaggaagaaaagcaagatgAAATTTCATTAGAAGATCTAATAGAAAAGGAG CGTGCTGCCTTAGGACCAAATGTTACCAAAATTACTCTAGAGTGTTTTATTgcatggaagagaagaaaaagacaagaaaaaattgATAAGGCTGAGCAAGATatggagaggaggaaagcagattttaaagCTGGCAAAGCGTTGGTG ATCAGTGGACGTGAAGTGTTTGAGTTCCGGCCAGAGTTGGTTGATGCAGACGATGAAGAAGCAGATGACACCCGTTATGTTCAAGGAGCAGGAGATGATGATGAG ACAGAAGACCCCGTGTGCATAAATGATGTAGATTTGAACCTGTATGTCCCCAAGGCAGTAGAGGAGACTGGTATTACAGTGGCTAGTCCAGAGCGATTCAGCACATACGCTTCAGTAGAAAAAGATG ataataaattaaatgaagCTTCTGGTGGTGATATAAACAACAGCGAGCAAAATGATTTAGATGAAGATAATGATGGAGATGAGGAACTGGAAAATGGAGTCATTGATGCAGTTCCAGTTGATGAAAATCTCTTTACTGGAGAGGACTTGGATGAACTAGAAGAAGAACTAAACACTCTTGATTTAGAAGAATGA